From Zea mays cultivar B73 chromosome 3, Zm-B73-REFERENCE-NAM-5.0, whole genome shotgun sequence:
tcttccggggctgagcccgagtccgagccctggggtcgggcgaagcggagttcgtcgtcttccggggctgagccctggggtcgggcgaagcggagttcgtcgtcttccggggctgagcccgagtccgagccctggggttgggcaaagcggagtttcccatggcacctagggctggacttggctgctgtcagcctcactctgtcgagtggcacagcagtcagagcggcgcaggcggcgctgtccccctgtcaggccggtcagtggagcggcgaagtgactacggtcacttcggctctgtcaactggagggcgcgcgtcaggataaaggtgtcaggccacctttgcattaaatgcccctgcaatttagtcggttggtgtggcgatttggccaaggttgcttcttggtgaagactgggcctcgggcgagccgaaggtgtgtccgttgctggagggggtcctcgggcgagacgtagatcctccggggtcggctgcccttgcccgaggctgggctcgggcgaggcgcgatcgcgtcccttgaatggaccgatccttgacttaatcgcacccatcaggcctttgcagctttgtgctgatgggggttaccagctgagatttaggagtcttgagggtacctctaattatggtccccgacaggtctgAACACTTTAAATAATGTAGTATTTAAATTTTTAGGATACAATTTTGAGTCACTATATTGAAGATGCTCTAAGAAGTTAAAACCAGCAAACCTGGAAGAAGGACTTCTCCCTGTTTCACCAATTCTCCGAAACCCAACCCCCCTGCCTCAATTGCTGCCAGCGCTGTAGGTTTCGTCGTCCTCGGCTTCTCCTTGCTCTAGTTTCGGTCCTATGATTTTGAGGGCCCCAAGACAAACTGTTCATAGTAGGCACTCTAAACTATATAAAAAATTCTATAATATGCAGCGAAGCAAAGTAGTACTTCGTATGTAAATGATGATCAGGGCCGGCCCTGAGGGTATGCAGGGTATGCGACCGCTCAGGACCCCCAAGATCAGTAGGGCCCCCGTTTGTCCATATTATGTCCAAATATATATATGGTACAGTTAAATCTCTATTCTCGTTTCTTTGTCGCGTCTCTCTAATTTTTTGGAATCATCTCTTCGATTCTTATGACGAATACTAAAGATTGATTGATGTGGGAAGGACGTAAGGTGTTGTACACATGTGCCTTTCGTGTTGCTTAATTCTAGCCTACCGGAGGGCCCACCCCTGCTAACCTACGTCGCTTAATCCAAATTTAGTTTGCTGAAATTTGTTTTCAGAAAATTTTCTCTAATGTATTTAAATTTGATTTACTGTGCATTTTAAGGTTTAAGCTAGTTTGAAAAATTAAAAGTAAAATACTCGCTCTCAAAGCAAATGTAGAGTTGTATTACATAATCTGTATAATTTTATAACTCATAAAATATTATAATAGTCTCCAGTCATGTCATTTTGAAAAAATGTGTAAATCATCAACTTCTTTTATTTTTCAGATATTATATTTGAAAAAATAGCAGAATCAAACTTTCATATAAGGCTCTATATTGGTTTTCGCTTAGGGCCCCAAAATGTCAGGACCGGCCCTGATGATGATGTGCATTTAAATTGATTTTTAAAATATCTAAGATGCTAGATAATATATATCGGTGCAGATTAGCACTTTGCAAGTTGAGAAATAAGAATGACAGCCACAAAATAACATGAATCCTGATTGCTCGACCGTGCGTGCCCTGGAGGCTGAAGGAGTGGTGCCGAACGCCCTGGAATCCTAGGGCACAGGATTGGCGAGATGGTAAATGACGATCACGTGGAGGGTATGGTCGCACAGACACGCGACGACGTGAGCGTCATGACTAGGCAGTGGGCAACACATGTCGCGTGGTCCGTGTACCCAGCCCTACCGACTTGTTAGCTACATATACTATTTTATTACTAGTATATAGTCTGTGTTAACGCTACGTTCCTAAGAAGGGGAAGAGTGAGGTGAACGACGATGGTGGTGACACGAGGAGAGGGGTTGACGGCGGTGTGGATATGAGGACGAAAGGGCCGAAGGATGATCTAAATAATATTGTCCATTAAATTTGAGTGTACAAAAAGATGATTTTTTTCAATGATCTGAACCGTTGATTTTTATGTTGTGTTAAATATGAATGCAATTTGTTTGATAGATTTAGTAAGATTATGAGTACATGGATTATTTGGTTGGATGAGTTTTATAAAATATAAACTAGTGTATTATATTGTGATATATATATTAAATATTAGGCCCCTATTACTTTTGTATCCCGGGCCTCTGTTGCATGGGGTCAGTGCCGGCCTTGCCTTTCCTGCACGCAGCAGTGCTGCACGCGCCATATCGTCACTACTCACTACTCTCTCGAGAGGCAAAGCAGAGCCCGTGCGGAAAGCGAGCGCCTGAACCTTGAGCGAATGTCGTCTTTTCCAAAAGTAGGTTCCTTTCGTCGGCCATTGATCGGGATACCCATCCTTTTCTTTTGTGTTTTCTACTTTTATCTGATTCTAAACTTGATGCGTGGCATATGCGAGAGATAGGAGAAGCTAACAGTTCTTAGGGCATGTTTAAGATCAATAAGAATGAAGGGAAATAGAGGGGCTAAAATCATCTAGCCATTCTATTCTTTTTCTCCCAGACAAATCTTGATTGCATAGGTATTGGAGGGGATTAAGGCAGATAAAATTCCTCAAGTTTCTCTGATCCTTACGGCGATGCGGGACTGACCCGTGAAGCCAGCAGAACTGTCACCGTCCACAAAATTGATTTGGTAGTGTTTGGTTGGGATAGAGCCGCTTCGCTCTaattttttgttttaaatggattTTATGTAGGATAGAGTGATTTTAAAAAAACTAAATTATGCCCAAATGTTAAACTATATGTCTTTCTAAAAATTTTCGGATAGAGCTGTTCTCTAAAATGGAGTTGTTCTTTCCCAACGGACTCCGAAACTAAACACTACCCTAGTGGACAACTGCGAATCTGCAAATATTTGAGTGTGACATGTAGATCATGCTCAACAGATCGTGTGCATTATCGTATACCATATAAAACACTATAAATTATAGAGTAAAGTTTAAAATAGTGAGTGAGATAaaaggctagtttggaaactcaaatcacCTTCGGGATTGAAGGAGATTGGagtggaaattagttcatttcaacTTTCCACCTCAGGGGCCGTTCGTTTTTTCGGATTGAAGGCATGGAACAATTTCTATCCGGTTTGCTTCTCTAATTAATATAAGTTTTGATCAACCGAAACGATTTCTGGTCTATTTCtggacaaacgaacaaggcctcaaTCTTCTTCAGTTCCGAAAGGGATTTGAGGTTCACAGATAATCCAAAAGGCATAAAATAGGCTGCTGCCGACAACCTTAGGGCCCTGTTCGTTTAGCCTGTTCCCGGCCGGGATCTGGGCCTAAACCCCGTGGCTCAACCCTGTTTGGAAATAAACCCGGTCCAGAAAAAATGTGCGTTCGGTTAAGCCCTGAGTGGGTCATATCCCGTCTTTTCCTCGTCGCTCTGGCCTGGGAACCAAACCCGGTCCGTGAGGGGTGGAAAATATCCCGAGGCAACAAACGCAGGGCAACACAGCGAAGGACAAAGCGGTGGCAGACACATGCCACACGCGAAGGGCAAGCGACGGCGGCGGCACGGACACAAGATTCTGTCAAGCGTCGATCCCCTCTGGTGGCCACGTCTCACCAGTATTTTTCTTCCTCCATGTCTCAACTAGTGCGTTTAGGGTTCTTCGTTCTTGCGTCTCTTCTTGGATCTAGTAGAATGGAGTAGCCCTGGGTCTATGGCCGTGCGGATAGGGCGGCTCTCCGAGATGTAGCGGACGGAGGCCGTGGCAGGGACCAACGGCGTCCAGATGCAATGCGTGATTGGATCCGTGTGGTTCACATCCTGTATAATTTGTTGAGATCCTGTCACTTTGGTAATTGCAATTATTGATGGAGAGAGTAACAAAAATGGTTAAAAGTTAGAACACAAACGTAGTGTGCTAGTCTGCTATTGAAGAAGTTAATGTTTTTGTGAGATGGGACACAAATGGACTGTTATGAACTTGCAAATGAATTGTTACCTGCAAGGACAAATCAACTTCGTTACTACTGTAACTTGCGATGAAATTTCTACTGAGCACTGTAATCTAGCAGTTGAGCACCTCTACACAGTCATGTTGACTTGCGCTGGAGCAAAACTTTGAATGTTCACCTCAAGAGTTTATAGTTGTTGACATATATTCACAAtggtatttttttatttttatgaCAGGTACAAGGGTCAAGTCATGCATGAAGTAGCTCGAGTCTTTAGAGAAAAAATGTCTTTTCTATTTATATTATATAAGTTTCATTCTAATTAATGTATTGAAGACATTTTCTAAATTATTTTTATGTACTTGTTCTGTCAAAGAGAGGTGCATCATTATATGGATCCATGATCTCGTCATGGTCATCACACTAGTGATGTAGTCTTTTGCAACTTATTAGTGTCAACAGACACGAGATTATTATGCTTGTTGTAATAAGGTTGTCTATATCGTAACAAAACTTGCATGTCTCTATGGAGCTGAAGTGCTATGTATTGACAGCGTGACTCGTACTTGACAATACTCTGGATTAACCGAACAACAATTTGAGCCAGGGATTACAGCTGAAAGGGATTATACCCCCAAGGGGTTCAAGTGACAAAGAGAGGATTAACTCAATCCCTCTCTGGATTCAATCCCTCTCTGGAATGAAAATATGTTAACCGAACATGCCCTAGGCAGGGGCGGAGCCAGCCCTTATTTTGGGGTCAGCTGACCCCGGTAATTTTTTGAATATCTAATAGAAAAACGGTGTTAATAACAAAAGTTCTATAGTAAAGATCCAGTAGATAATACTGATGACCCCGATAAATTATTTGCTAGCTTCGCTACTGGCCCTAGGTGAGTTTGCGGAGCGGTCCAGTAGCGTAGCTAATCCACTTGGAAGCACTGGTGCTTTGAAAGAAAGCAACAGTTCGCAGATGGTGACCGAGAGTCCGAGGGACGACAACGACAAGACAGACGCTCGCTGTTCGTGTGCGCTGCCTGCACTGCACCTCTCTCTCATTCACCGAGAGTCGTGTAGCTACCGGGGTGCTCGCACTGCTCATCGCCTTGTTATGGCatgttcggttacaccaatcTAGAAGAGGATTGAAAGGAATTAAATCACTAATTTAAAAGGGGATTGAAAAAGATTAAATCTTCTTCTAGTCAAAAATGACTAGAAAGTATTTAAACACCTTTAATTCTCTTCCGGATTGGTGTAACCGAAGCCCTTAGGGCCTGTTCGGTTACATCAGAACGAGACTAGGAACTATTCTAGATGATCAATTACTTTATAGATTAAACTATCATTCCAAGTGGAATTGTTCCGGATGTTGAATCCGAGATAACCTAACAGACCCTTAAACGACTCGTAGCTCTGCCGGTTTCTGTAACAAACGCAGGAGTCGTGGGAGACACTTTGCATTGTGTCGGGTGTGCGACACCGACACGCGCCCGGCAGGCACCGAGCCGCTGTGTAACGACGAGCGAGAATGGTGGCCACGAAGCCGCGGGTCGCCGTAGTCGGCGCAGGCGTGGCCGGGCTCACAGCGGCGCACCGGCTCTGCGCCGCAGGCGGCGAGAGGTTCGAGGTGACGGTCGTAGAGGCCGGCGCCCGCGCGGGCGGGCGGGTGCTCACGTCCGAGTTCGCCGGCCACCGCGTCGAGATGGGCGCCACGTGGGTGCAGGGGGTCGATGGGAGCCCCGTGTACGCGCTCGCgcgcgacgccggcgcgctcgcctgCGGCAAGGACCTTCCCCCGTACGAGCGCATGGACGGGTTCCCCGGCCGCGTGCTCACGGTCGCCGAGGGCGGCGAGGAGGTCGACGCCGACCGGGTGGCCAGTCCGATCGAGGAGCTGTACAGGGGCATGATGGAGGCCGCGCGCGCCGGCGAGGCCGGCGGCGGAGGTGGCGTCGAGGAGTACCTGAGTCGCGGCCTCCGAGCGTTCCAGGCGGCGCGACCGGGCGGCGGCAAGGAGCTGGAGGAGGTCGAGGACGCGCTGCTCGCCATGCACATCAACCGGGAGAGGGCGGACACCTCCGCCGACGACCTCGGCGACCTCGACCTCGCCACCGAGGGCGAGTACCGCGACTTCCCCGGCGAGCACGTCACGATCCCTGCCGGGTACTCCCGCGTCGTGGACCACCTCGTCGCGGCGCTCCCGCCGGATACCGTTCGCCTCggcctccgcctccgccgcctCGACTGGAGCGAGACCCCCCTGCGACTTCACTTCGACGATGGCGCGACGGCGATCTCCGCCGACCACGTCATCCTCACGGTGTCGCTGGGCGTCCTCAAGGCGAGCCTTGGTAAGGACGCCCACGCCGCGGGCGGCATCGCCTTCGACCCACCGCTCCCGCAGTTCAAGCGCGAGGCCGTCGCGAGGCTCGGCTTCGGCGTCGTGAACAAGATGTTCATGGAGCTGGAGGCCGTGCCAGCGGCGAGACCGGAAGGCGACCGAGGTGGCGGCGGCGAGCACCCGCTAGCCGCGTCTGCGCCACCGGAGTTCCCGTTCCTACACATGGCTTTCCGGGGGCACGTGTCGGAGATCCCGTGGTGGATGCGTGGCACCGAGTCGATCTGCCCCGTCCACGCGGGCTCCAGCGTGGCGCTGGCGTGGTTCGCCGGGCGGGAGGCCGAGCACCTCGAGTCTCTCCCCGACGACGAGGTCATCCGCGGGGTACACTCCACGCTGGACTCCTTCCTCCCGGCCCCGTCACGGTGGAGGGTGAAGCGGATCAAGAGGAGCGGGTGGGCCACGGACCAGCTCTTCCTGGGATCCTACACCTACGTGCCCGTCGGGTCCAGCGGCGAGGACCTCGACCGGATGGCCGAGCCGCTGCCACGCCGGTTGGACGCCGACGTCGACGTTGCCCGCGCGCCGCCGCCCCGCGTTCTGTTCGCCGGCGAGGCGACGCACCGGACGCACTACTCGACGACGCACGCCGCGTACCTGAGCGGTGTGAGGGAGGCCGAGCGGTTGCTGCAGCACTACGCTTAGGTTGCAGACTTGCAGTTGCAGGTGCGTTCGTAATTGCACCGACGAGTCGAGGTGACGCGTCAGCGTCATATCCTAGGGGATTTTGCCCTGTGTTCTTGCTGTGTGCTAGACTGCTAAGGTATATGGATTTGGATTTTGTGCTATTCTATTCTGGAAGTACATGAACCGACCAAAACATGTCTCTGATTGTGCCTTCCTATCGATGGTTCATGATGACGAAATACATATGTATACCAACTAAAATAAATGTTTATGTTACTATACAAATGAGAGATGAAAACTAAAAAAGAACACGAGAAAAATAGAGCAGGCCTAATTAGCCCTATGTCTCTACCGTTCATCGGATCAAATAAATTCTTAAGCTAGATAGTTTTGAGCACCAAAATAGGTAGGACAGACAGTCTGACTCTGAGACCGACGGTCCGCGCGCGTAAAGAATCAATTAAtattccgagtttcttgctacggttgttagctaaattcgCGGAATTAACTCGAGAGTTTGGTTTGTAACGggttcagacctctctctttatatagatgaagggcgaacccccacaatcgatcaaatcaaatctATTTATCAGTTTTACCTTTTCGTTCTTCCAATTCCTAGGAGTAGGAGTAATTTAGCCTTAGGATAAGATATAGTTTAGTCTTccacaacaatctctacttaaaTCTATGCCGATTAGAGGAGCACCGGGCGGTCTGTCGACCCAGAGCAACCCCTTGGAACTCTCCTCCTCGACGGGATCTCTCCTGGGACGAGTTCTAGGGTTCTTCGCGGAGAAAAAGACTCTCTACGCTATCGCGAACCTTCCGGAAGTGTACAGAGAAGGAGCCGCTCCTgcgtcaggtcgcggaccgtccggacctgtgtCGTGGACCGTCCGTGCCTCCACAGAGAGTCCCGCCAGGCGATCCGTTCCCGTGTTTGGCACCCAGATAGCTGCCAACAGATAGAAAAAAGATCACGATAATTCCTTTCAAAGGACGTCAGAAGACTTACATGAATTTTGTATATAAAAAAATGTCAATCCATTTTTTTGAGTGAAAACTAGGCAAAAAAAAACCATCGGACCAAAATACCACCAATAACACAAGCATAAAGCCCGACTAGTCGACTACTAAAACTTAATACTAGTATTAAAGGAGATGAATATATTATGGTGATCACCTCCATTAACCATTAATAGAGGCGTACACTTAGTCATGGACCATAGCATGATTAACGGAGGCGACATCCAATACCTCCGTTAAGCTAAGGCCAGCACCTCGCAAAATCAAATGTATAATGTGTGGATAGAGTGATATTGTGTGATCGCCACTATCAAGAGGATCGGTCGATACCTTGAGCTTGCCTCAATGAGAATGAAGTTGTTGGCAAACCATCAAACCTTAGGATAAAAACCAACGTGTAAACTTATTATCATATTCCCCTTGGTTTACGTATCACTAACATAAGCTTGTATGTACCAATTCATATATTGTGCATGTGATGTCGCTCTTATGGCTAGTTACTTTTGTAGTTTATTAGTTGCTCCCTTGTGCTAGTTAGCTTATGTAGCTAAGTAGCCTTGCTTAGTTTGTGTAGCTTTACAAGCTAAGTAGTGCTAGTGCAGTACTAGTGTTGTTTAGGCTTTGTGCTCTTTGCTCACTAGTATGTCTATGAGCTCTCGGTATACTTATAGTGCTAGTTGCATATGTTTGTGTGACCATGCTAACTATACTTATGTAGGTAATCTCTCACTAGCTCAACACCTTAGTTGCTTCAATTAGGATCTTTGTAGGTTGCTTGTGATAGATACAGGGGTGTAGTTTTTGCTAGACCTTTTAGTTTAATTTTGCTTTTATTAGTTGCTTGTGATAGATAGAGGGGTGTAACTGGTTTTAGAAAGTACTATTCACGCCCTCTAGTTTGCCACATCAACCCTACACATGGTTTGATGGTGGTGACTAGGGCGACGTTAGACCAAACAGTAACAACATTGCCTATCAAGGGGGTCCCATAGGTCACCACTTGGGAAATATTCAAAGGGGCCACTAGACTATGGCTGCTATTTTGATGCAAGGTGTCAGACCAATCTAATGCATCTAGAGTATTCTGGAACCTTCTCTAGAACACACTATGATGTGGGCATCTTTGGTTTGACCATCATCGGCCGCAAGCCAGCGTACTATATGCTATAGTAGTTGTTGATGGTGCCAACATCTATTTGAATGGTCAATATACATGATTATAGCAGAGGGAATTGAACCTATACTTGATGGTCTAATGGTGGCACATGGTGGTTTGGTGCCCCTAATTTCTATGTACTAGAGGCACAATGGCTCGTTTGGCGCAAGGGGTGTTATAGATACATGTTGCATAGCCCATGGACAACTCTCTTGTGTCTTTAATTTAACATACACCACTGCGAGCTCATACAAACACCTCACACTTGTTTCTTTGCCTAGTGCTTCGTCCAAATTGAGATTGGGCGTGATTCTAGTGCacttgcattaagttcttgcatCTAGTGGCGCTAGTGATCGATTGGTTTTGTGGGATTCCTATTACCCTTAGTGATTGCCAACACCCATATGGCTTGGGGCAATGGTGGATCATTGAGCATCTTTGATAGTTGTTTTTGGCTCCAATCAAGTGATTGTAAGGGGCTCTTGTGCCCATCCCTATGGGAGATCATGAAAAGCAACTTTAGTGAAATTATGTCTAGTTGAAGGGCACCATTTGAGTGGTTCTTGTTTCACCCTTGGTGGGTCTAACTTGTCATGCTAGTTAGCTTGTGAACCATCAAGTGGAGACTCACGATAACGAGAATGTAGGTTGTCAGTAATCAATCAAACCTTGGAGATGCATCATGTGTCACCTTTTGCCCTAATGGTTTGCATACTACTTGTCGGAGAGGGAAatcttcggccgggtggcggagtgcacccaccctaaatcctaggatgaggaaggggcttaagcgttttgcctgttttgCTAAGCGATCGccgagcacatgaacacgcgaggatttagagtggttcgggccgccggagcataataccctactccactgtgtgttggattggtGTGTAAGCTTGAGAGCTTTGAGTCTCTGTCTAAGTTTTGTCTAAGAGAGCTTGTCCTCTTTGTAACGTtaaatgcctccccttttatagataaggggggcatgtacaaggctactgagccctgacatgtgggcccaggaacataacagatgtagtacttggagctactaaagtttgctgctggagcaatcttcttgcgccccgacatccgagatctgcgtagcatcggcgtgcaggggaagcttctcgtataagggatgatgagcacagtgcgccacgcagcacgggcgcactgtttgacaatggactggacaggcgcgtcgtctgcaggatggccctggCGTCGCCTGCCAATcgagtggacaggacgcattaaatgctgagggggcacatcgcctgtcagtagGGTGgataggcggcgcgtcctctccacaataaatgcaaagaccgcgcggcctagaggccttacgtcaggctccgcctgctggcttatgtcacgtgcaacaagccacgtggcagcatcgggtctccgcctgagcggggagcgcaaacgcacaggataaggcctggacacgtgtcagcaccggacccttgcttaCGCCAGGGTGTCCCTTGTCCCGGGACCTCGttgtggcccggaccttactcggagggatctagaccccatccaagggacccgacATGCTTTCTTGGGAGTCCGGACCGTAATCGGGGGTCCGGATTGTGCGTACAGGGGTTTGGTGTTTCCTCGCGGAGGTCCGGTCCAATTGATACATCCTGGGATGTATCATCTTTtctcgccacgtggtgccccttgagctatccgcgtggtggggtcgggtgctgttcaccatGCCGCTAGAGACCACCGTACGGGCAccgtgccttcatactgtagtaaggggtacccctgatccagggtaccgatagtggcccccgggccc
This genomic window contains:
- the LOC100383200 gene encoding Polyamine oxidase 1-like — translated: MVATKPRVAVVGAGVAGLTAAHRLCAAGGERFEVTVVEAGARAGGRVLTSEFAGHRVEMGATWVQGVDGSPVYALARDAGALACGKDLPPYERMDGFPGRVLTVAEGGEEVDADRVASPIEELYRGMMEAARAGEAGGGGGVEEYLSRGLRAFQAARPGGGKELEEVEDALLAMHINRERADTSADDLGDLDLATEGEYRDFPGEHVTIPAGYSRVVDHLVAALPPDTVRLGLRLRRLDWSETPLRLHFDDGATAISADHVILTVSLGVLKASLGKDAHAAGGIAFDPPLPQFKREAVARLGFGVVNKMFMELEAVPAARPEGDRGGGGEHPLAASAPPEFPFLHMAFRGHVSEIPWWMRGTESICPVHAGSSVALAWFAGREAEHLESLPDDEVIRGVHSTLDSFLPAPSRWRVKRIKRSGWATDQLFLGSYTYVPVGSSGEDLDRMAEPLPRRLDADVDVARAPPPRVLFAGEATHRTHYSTTHAAYLSGVREAERLLQHYA